In Lathyrus oleraceus cultivar Zhongwan6 chromosome 2, CAAS_Psat_ZW6_1.0, whole genome shotgun sequence, the DNA window ttaaaggATTCAGAATCCTTTTGGGACATGCTCAACAATTGCCTTCTATCGGGAGCTAgatccatgttgtacttgtattgtttgaTGAAAGCATCAGACAAATCTTGGAAACAACGGATGTGAGTCTGATCAAGGGTCAAGTACCATTTGGAAGAGGCACCTttcaaactgtcttggaaataatggatcatGATTTTGTCATTGTCCACGTGAGCTGCCATCTTTCTAtaatacatgatgagatgacTTTTGGGACAAGTAGCTCCTTCATATTGATCAAGGTTGGGTGTCTTGAATTTTGCGGGGATCACCAATCCAGATACAAGGCATATTTCTCTAGAAGCAGCACCAAAGATCTGATCACCTTCCATTGCTCTCAGCCTTTTCTCAATGGTTTCAACATTTTCTCTCAGCTTTTCATGTCTTTCATCACCTTCTTCAGACATATCAGGTATATCATACACTTGTTGATGATCATCGAAGTACGGTTGAACTCGAGTGTGCATGGCAGTGGGTGCAAAAGTAGGAATCACTTGATTAACTTTAGTAGTTAATGGAACTGTGTTTTGAGTGGACTGTCCTTGAGGAGGAGGCACAAAACCATAAGGAAGACCAAAGGGAGGCCAAGTTGTTGGAGTAGTAACTGATGGCTGAGGAGTAATCACCAGATTGACGATCTCATAAGCAATTGTGGGTTGAGTATCCATCTTTGCACGTATTACTTGCAACATCTCCATGATTTGACCTATATTCCCACGTAGATCTGTAAGCTCTTCATTGGCCCTTTCCATCTCTTGCTCTTGCTCGGCCATTCTATGTCGGGCTTGAGCTCTGGTGTTGTACTGGTGTGAGGGTCTCAGTGTGGAAACTAATGGAGAAGAAATGACGGAAATGAgtttttattttgataaaaaatgaaagtgtGATGACATGTGCATGAATGCAATGAAAATGCAAAATTTTAAAagtttcaaggaacttaagagatAATTGCAAACATCAAAAGGCAAATAACAATGACCAAAAGAAACTCATTTCATTAATCAAAGGGAGTTACAAAATTTGAGTACACTTTCAAAAGTTCTAAACAAAGCTAAGTTAAGTCCTAAGGAGATTCCCCTAGTAGCCTAAAGTTGAGCTTCTTAATTTGTTCTTCCATCTCAACCTTCTCGAGCACAAGCTTGTCCATGATCAACTTCCAAGGAGTATTTGACTAAACGCcataggaaaataaatcctcttg includes these proteins:
- the LOC127121869 gene encoding uncharacterized protein LOC127121869, whose amino-acid sequence is MAEQEQEMERANEELTDLRGNIGQIMEMLQVIRAKMDTQPTIAYEIVNLVITPQPSVTTPTTWPPFGLPYGFVPPPQGQSTQNTVPLTTKVNQVIPTFAPTAMHTRVQPYFDDHQQVYDIPDMSEEGDERHEKLRENVETIEKRLRAMEGDQIFGAASREICLVSGLVIPAKFKTPNLDQYEGATCPKSHLIMYYRKMAAHVDNDKIMIHYFQDSLKGASSKWYLTLDQTHIRCFQDLSDAFIKQYKYNMDLAPDRRQLLSMSQKDSESFKEYAQRWREIASQVEPPLTEKELADWFIDIVRPEFFERMVGSVTASFSDLVAVGIKVELGLKNGKMIISSNNCNNNNNTKKFSSSFLKKKEGETNAVMGSRRKNQSWKSYNILLNNIMFNNHNFLNIRM